AGGCACTTCGCCGGCAATTTTACAAACTAATTGATAAGCTTTCTCGAACTGCGATTTTGCCGCTTCGGAAATCGACATTTTGTGCTCAAGTTCAAGCACGCGTTCCGTTAAGCCATCCGCATGAGCGGCAAATTCCGTCTGATAATCTTCTGCATTTTTTACGCTTAAATCCGCCAAACCACATAAGGTTTTGGCTTTTTCAAGGGCAGCAATGGCCTGCTGATATTGAAGCGCTCGGGTTTGTTGCGCATCAAGCGCCTGTTGGTAATCTGCTAATTGTGTGCGTACCGCATCAATCTCGGTTTCCGTTTGTTCGAATTGTGCTTGGCTTTCTTCCAATTGTTCGTTGGCGTTTTCAACTACCATTTTTTGTTCTTCCAAACGCTCGGAAAGCTCCGCCACATCTTCTTGATAACGGCTGATTTTTTCTTGATGGCGTAACGCATTCAGTACTAAATTTAAGTGATCCACCGCGCTTTGGTGATCCACTTCCAACGTGTGTTCGCTTTCGGCCAGTTCCGCTGCTTCGCGACTTAAATCAATGAAACGATGTTGCGACAAAACCTGCGCCGCCTTGGCTTGGTACCAGTCGCGGCGCGACTCCAATGCGGTGCTGATATTGCCTCTCCGTTCGTTGGCGTTACGCATATAATCGGACGCCACGTAATTGGTTGTTTCGGTGATTAAATGTTTGAACAAATCGCGGTCCGATTGGGTCACTTTAATGGCTTCCAAGGTCATTCGGTTTTCGCGTAACGCACTTTCCATATCCTGAAAGGCCTTTTTCACACCAAGGTTTTCCGGTAACAAATAATCCCGTAAAGAACGTGTAATCGCGCTGGAAATACCGCCGTATAAGGAGGCCTCAATAAGTTTATAGAATTTGCTACGGTCCGATGCCGAACGTAAGCGTTTCGGAATGATGCCAAGATCGAACATCATTCCGTGATAATCGGTGATGGAATGGTATTGCTTGAATTGCGCGCCGAGATTTTCGATTTTGTCTTTTAGTTCGGTTAAATTTAACACGCGCGCTTGACGCTCCCCTACGGTTTCCGTGAAAAGTGCGGTCGGATTTTGTGATAATTCGACGCCTTGAAGGGAAAAGGTTTTTAAATCCACTTTTTTATCGCGGCCGGCAATCTGTTGCAAACGCACGCCGACAAGGATACGTTGATGACGGGAATTTATCGTATCCAATACCGCGTAACAAACTCCCGGACGTAATTTGCCGTGTAGCCCTTTATCGCGCGAACCGCCTGTAGAGCCGGCTTCCGTGGTATTCCGGAAATGGAGAAGCGTTAAATCCGGAATTAATGCCGTCACAAAACCGGCCATCGTGGTGGATTTACCCGCCCCGTTACCGCCGGAAAGTGTGGTGACCAATTCGTCTAAATCAAAGGTGCGGGCAAAGAAGCCATTCCAGTTAATTAAGGTTAAAGAACGAAATTTGCCACGTTCTACGCCGTTATTTTGCGCAATGCCGGGCACGCCGGTTTCAATGATTTCTTCGGCGGCATCAGTCTCGATTACGTTTTCTTCTTGCTCTAATTCGATTTCATTTTCTCGTTCTAAAATATCGGACATTATGCTGGTTCTCCGTCAAATTCTTCGTCAATTTCATCCGTATTTTCGGCATCATTTTCGGTGGTTTGGGCTTGCTTTTCTAACATCAAGGACTCCGGCGTAGCCGCTTCCCCATCGCGGATTAAGCGGGCTTGCGCTTCTAAGGCATCATCGCCACTGCGCACTTCCACACCGAAACGGAAGACGGCTTCGGAAATGGTAAATTTGCCGCTATTTTGTTCACCTACGGTTTGAATCATCCCCAAACGGCGCAAACGCCCAATGGCGGCGCGCACTTTTTCCGCAAGTTTTTGTTTATCCAAGTCGGAACCACTAGAACGTTGATTCACAGCCTTTAATAATTTTCCTTCATCGGCAAGGTTTAATAATTCGTCATACACTTCTTGCGTGCTGAAAATCCCCTGTTGCGCCAAACGCTCCGGACTTAAATAAAGATAGCAAAGCACTTTCCCCACCAACATTTCCAACTCGGAAAGCACCGAACGCGCAATCAGCGTAGTTGCTTTCGGGCGAAGATAAAAAAAGCCTTCCGGCGCACGAATCAATTCTACGTTATAACGGCGGTAAAAACCGTCCAATTCATTTTGAAAATCCATTAAGAAAGCGTGATTGTCCAAATATTCCGTGCCAATATGGCGACCGCTCCGCAACAGGCTATCCACTGCCGGAAATAACGGATTGGCAATTGCCATCGCAAGTTTGGGGGAAATTACATCTTGAAGGTTGTCTGTCATTCTCTGTTCTCTGCTTTTTATTGTGGCAAATGATGGCATTTGCCGCATTTATATCCTGATAAAACGAATGGAATTCGCCTCTACAATTTAATATTTATCAATCACATGAGCCTGTACTTCAGCACCGCATTGATTAATGCTTTGCCAATTCGGATAAACGCCCGACAAATCCTCGTTCGCCATACCTAGCCGCACAGCTTGATCCACAATAATCCGCGCCACGTCAAAATGACGGGAAATCGGATAATTTTCCAATTGTGTTTTTAAAACCAAACTCAAATCAATTGGGCGATTATTTTCCCGATATGTAATTAATAAACCTTGCATATGTTCCACAATTTGATCGTGCAAGTCGGAAAGAGATTCATATTGTAATTCTTCCGGCAATTCACCCAACGCGTCATCTTCGCGCAGCGTCATTTCTTCATCGCGCAAATCCACTAATCGCTCGGCTTGGGCCGTCCATAAGAACCAAGGATGATCGAAATAATGGTGAATGGAATTACGCAAACGTTGGGAAAATACGCGGTTTTTGTCCATATCAATGGCGGTACGGATAAATTTATGCACGTGGCGGTCGTAACCAATCCACAAATCAATGGCTTGCTGTCCCCAGCTGATAATTCGGTCGAGTTTGGCTTGTAAATCCGTAATCAGTTGATCGATAAAATACAAATCGTCACGTCCGATGACGCAATCTTGAATTCGTAATAATTGTGCTTGCAGCTTATCGCCCGCCGCATTTAAGGTATCTTGTAATTCGCGTAAATTACCGGAGGTTTCATCTAACAAACGCTCGCAACTGGAAATTGCCGCTTGCCAATCTTTGGTTAAAAGTTCGGCAATTTCTTCTTTAATGCTTTGCTGATTTTCATCCATCGTGCGTTGCGAAAGATCAATGCTATCGAAAATTTCCGCTACGGAATATTTCAACGGCGCAAACACGTTGCGGCGCCAATAATGTTCGTTTTCGCTATTCGTTGCCCCCTCTTCCGCAGAATCCGATGCGCGCTGAATTTCATCCGCCACAATAGAAAGTTGCACGGAAAGGCGCAAAGCGGAAAATTCGCGCTGACGAATATAATAATCGGATACGCCTACGCCGAGCGGTGTTAAACGATAAATTGCTAAACCTTCGGTAAACTCGCTGCTAAAACGATTCAATAAGCGCTGTTTCACTAATTCATTAATGGCGTTATTGGCGCGTGTCGCGATGGCATCTGCGGATTGTTCAAAGGCACTTGCCGTATGGCGAAAAATATCCACCAGATCCGCCTCCAGCATTTCGCCGTCTAAACGTTCGTTGTTATAAATCGCAATCGCCAACAAAAAAACTAAGCGTTCGGTGGGTAAATTCAAAGAAAACTCGCGATCTTTCGCCCAAGACACGAGTTCGGGAATTGTTTGGGAGGTTTCAATCATTGAAGTTGTAACGCATTAAAATTGAACAAAAAATTGTGGCCGATTATACAGGATTTTTCATGGATCTTAAAAATCTTCTTTTGGCGCAACCGCACTTTTCCTGTTTTTCACGTATAATGTGCGCTTTTCATAAATTAGCGAAAAAAACATGACCGAATTAACTCAATTAGAAAAAAAGCAAAATTATAATTTCAACAAATTACAAAAACGTTTACGCCGCAATGTTGGCAATGCCATTGCCGACTTTGGCATGATTGAAGAAGGTGACAAAATTATGGTGTGTTTGTCCGGCGGTAAAGACAGTTATACATTGTTGGATATTTTGCGTAATCTGCAACAAAGCGCACCAATAAAATTCGATATCATCGCGGTAAATCTTGACCAAAAACAACCGGGTTTTCCGGAACATGTTCTGCCGGAATATTTAGAAAGTATCGGCGTAGATTACAAAATCGTACAAGAAA
Above is a genomic segment from Aggregatibacter sp. HMT-949 containing:
- the mukF gene encoding chromosome partition protein MukF, with amino-acid sequence MIETSQTIPELVSWAKDREFSLNLPTERLVFLLAIAIYNNERLDGEMLEADLVDIFRHTASAFEQSADAIATRANNAINELVKQRLLNRFSSEFTEGLAIYRLTPLGVGVSDYYIRQREFSALRLSVQLSIVADEIQRASDSAEEGATNSENEHYWRRNVFAPLKYSVAEIFDSIDLSQRTMDENQQSIKEEIAELLTKDWQAAISSCERLLDETSGNLRELQDTLNAAGDKLQAQLLRIQDCVIGRDDLYFIDQLITDLQAKLDRIISWGQQAIDLWIGYDRHVHKFIRTAIDMDKNRVFSQRLRNSIHHYFDHPWFLWTAQAERLVDLRDEEMTLREDDALGELPEELQYESLSDLHDQIVEHMQGLLITYRENNRPIDLSLVLKTQLENYPISRHFDVARIIVDQAVRLGMANEDLSGVYPNWQSINQCGAEVQAHVIDKY
- the mukE gene encoding chromosome partition protein MukE, which produces MTDNLQDVISPKLAMAIANPLFPAVDSLLRSGRHIGTEYLDNHAFLMDFQNELDGFYRRYNVELIRAPEGFFYLRPKATTLIARSVLSELEMLVGKVLCYLYLSPERLAQQGIFSTQEVYDELLNLADEGKLLKAVNQRSSGSDLDKQKLAEKVRAAIGRLRRLGMIQTVGEQNSGKFTISEAVFRFGVEVRSGDDALEAQARLIRDGEAATPESLMLEKQAQTTENDAENTDEIDEEFDGEPA